Below is a window of Bacillus sp. 2205SS5-2 DNA.
GTTTTCGATTGTGGCTCGCAATCAAGACCTTGTGCCCCAATATGATTTTCCTGAAAATGTAAGCAAACATATTGTTCTTTCAATTGATTTAAGTTTAAAGGAATTAAAACGTAAGCGAAAGTTATTATTAACGAAAGAAGAAGAAGAATTGCTAACCCAATTTTTTACGATGAAAACAACTGACCCACAAGCTTTGACTCTACTCGCAAAAATTAATCAGCAATTACAGCATCCTTCACGCTTTTTTTTAACTGAAAATTATTGGAGAATCTTGCAAATTTGCTATGAGGGTGAATCTCAAGATTATAGTTTAATCGAGTATTTTTATATGTTGCAAGGGATGTATCTGCCTATTTTAGCCTGTTTACAAGATGATTTTGTTAAGCTTGATACCATTCATTCCGTTTCCACAGGGTATGCTGGGTTAGTAGGATCATTTATTTCAGAAAAGCAAAACATACCGTTAATCCTAACTGAACATGGTATATATACAAGAGAAAGAGAAGAAGAAATACTATTAGCAGAATGGATCCCAGCTATTTTTAAAAGAAGATGGATGGATTTTTTTCATCATCTTGGGCAAATAACATATAATCAGGCAGAGAAAATTATCACCCTCTTTGAACGAAATGCAAAAGTGCAACGAAGTAAGGGGGCCTCTCCGGGGAAGCAACTTCTTATAAAAAATGGGGTAGTAATTCCATCCCTTCAACATAATGAAGCAAAAAAAACAAGTGTTTTTCATATTGGGTCTGTCATTCGAGTAGTACCGATTAAAGATATTAAAACGATGCTCTATGCGGCAAAGGAACTAAAAGGAAGGGGGCAAAATGTGAAGTGGTCTATTTTAGGCCCTTTAACAGAAGATAAAGAATATGCAGAGGAATGTTTACAGCTTCTTCAGGAGTTAAATTTAATAGAAGAGGTAAAGTTTTTTGGGAAAGTAAAGGTAGACACCTTTCTACCGATGTTTGATGTTTGTGTACTCTCTAGCATTTCAGAAGGACAGCCTCTTTCTATTTTAGAGGCATTTTCCTATGGTGTTCCGTGTATTACAACAGATGTTGGAGCCTGTCGAGAGCTATTGTATGGAGATGAAAACGATGAGTTAGGAAGAGCAGGCATTATTGTGCCACCAGTGTCACCGAAGCAATTAGCAGATGCGATTGAAGTGTTGAAAGCGGATGAAGGTAAACGAAGGGAAATGGGGGAAATCGGTCGAAGAAGAGTGAATGAGTATTATCAACAGAAGGATATGATTCACTCCTACCGCTCTATCTATGAAGGGAGGGAGAGCACATGGCTGGAATAGGATTTCAACTTCAAAAATTGTTTAGGGAAGATTATTATTCTTCAAGAATCAAAGCATATGGCTTTGCTGTGTTTGTTACATCGGGTCCATGGTTATTGATCATTTTGTCAATCTCCTTATCGAAATGGTTTCTGAAACTTCTTGTTATTAGTAATCAAGATATAACTGATTTATTAACCATATCCTTAGCCTATGCTTTCATTTTTTCCCAAGTGGTTTTTAGCCTGCAGCAATTAACGGTGACTAGATTCATGGCCGACAGCTTATACCATAAACAATATGATAAAGTGTATTCCAGTTTTTTAGGCATGAGCACAACCCATATTTGGTTAAGTCTACCGTTCGCTGTTTTTTTGATCCTTTATTCGCCAATGCCTCTCTATTATGAGCTAGAGTTAATTTTATTTTACTTAATAATGGGGTTAATTTGGGTCGCATTTCTATACATCTCTGCACTTAAAGATTATCGGATGGTTTCCTATAGTTTTTTATGGGGAGGAGTTGTGGTTGTTCTTGGTACCTATCTATTAACGGTTATTGTTCCATTTGAGAATTTGAAGTTGTTTGAGTCAGGGGCCATTTTATTGCTTCCCTTTATTTTAGGGATGTCGATTACGTTAACCATGCTTTTTATTGCTTTAAATCGGTCGTTTAAGTTTCGTGGGAAAAAGGATAGATTGGATTATTATTCCTATTTTGATCGCTTACCAAGATTTGTCGGAATTGGCTTTCTTTATTCAGCTGGTTTGTGGGTGGCCAATTGGTTTATTTGGTGGGGAGAAGGGTCGGAGGAGTTGTATGGTTTTTTTCGATAT
It encodes the following:
- the pelF gene encoding GT4 family glycosyltransferase PelF, which gives rise to MKIGMVCEGSYPYVSGGVSSWVHTLISSMKEHEFYVFSIVARNQDLVPQYDFPENVSKHIVLSIDLSLKELKRKRKLLLTKEEEELLTQFFTMKTTDPQALTLLAKINQQLQHPSRFFLTENYWRILQICYEGESQDYSLIEYFYMLQGMYLPILACLQDDFVKLDTIHSVSTGYAGLVGSFISEKQNIPLILTEHGIYTREREEEILLAEWIPAIFKRRWMDFFHHLGQITYNQAEKIITLFERNAKVQRSKGASPGKQLLIKNGVVIPSLQHNEAKKTSVFHIGSVIRVVPIKDIKTMLYAAKELKGRGQNVKWSILGPLTEDKEYAEECLQLLQELNLIEEVKFFGKVKVDTFLPMFDVCVLSSISEGQPLSILEAFSYGVPCITTDVGACRELLYGDENDELGRAGIIVPPVSPKQLADAIEVLKADEGKRREMGEIGRRRVNEYYQQKDMIHSYRSIYEGRESTWLE
- the pelG gene encoding exopolysaccharide Pel transporter PelG; its protein translation is MAGIGFQLQKLFREDYYSSRIKAYGFAVFVTSGPWLLIILSISLSKWFLKLLVISNQDITDLLTISLAYAFIFSQVVFSLQQLTVTRFMADSLYHKQYDKVYSSFLGMSTTHIWLSLPFAVFLILYSPMPLYYELELILFYLIMGLIWVAFLYISALKDYRMVSYSFLWGGVVVVLGTYLLTVIVPFENLKLFESGAILLLPFILGMSITLTMLFIALNRSFKFRGKKDRLDYYSYFDRLPRFVGIGFLYSAGLWVANWFIWWGEGSEELYGFFRYHMVYDTAVFWSYLSIVPTLMFFVISVETRFYPRYRSFYGYINQGGTLKQIQRSHQRMIHVLKEELYRLLRNQGLVTFLILLFSSLIASGLKADPTFLRIFRLTLLGAFCNGMVLVFQLLLLYFEDHKGALRTSILFFGSILILTYFMLPFGSEAYGLSFALGSLFAFIYAALRLMRYVEKLDFYAFSPSSSQGEGKFFHRVAIVFSRIHSK